The following are encoded in a window of Ricinus communis isolate WT05 ecotype wild-type chromosome 4, ASM1957865v1, whole genome shotgun sequence genomic DNA:
- the LOC8258298 gene encoding serine/arginine-rich splicing factor RS40 isoform X1, whose amino-acid sequence MRPIFCGNFEYDARQSELERLFRRYGRVERVDMKSGFAFIYMEDERDAEDAIRGLDRIEFGRKGRRLRVEWTKQERGIRRPGNSRRSSTNTRPSKTLFVINFDPHHTRTKDLERHFEPYGRIVSVRIRRNFAFVQYESQDDATKALEATNMSKLMDRVISVEYAVRDDDERRNGYSPDRGRDRSPDRRSHDRKRSSSPYRRERGSPDYGRGPSPGPYRRERASPDYGRRRSPSPYKRDRASPDYGRASSRSPYRRERPGSDHGRGSSRSPYHRERASPDNGRGHSASPYQREKASPDNGRDRSRSPYGRERTNPDNGRGSSRSPYEKDVNSPENGRRTSPNSMHEERDSPNEGGIESPMHERFQSRSPPADE is encoded by the exons ATGAGACCCATTTTCTGTGGAAACTTTGAGTACGATGCTCGACAGTCCGAGTTGGAACGCCTTTTCAGACGTTACGGGAGAGTTGAGAGAGTAGATATGAAGTCTG GATTTGCTTTTATCTATATGGAAGATGAGAGGGATGCTGAGGATGCAATTCGAGGCCTTGATCGGATAGAATTTGGCCGCAAGGGTCGCAGGCTTAGGGTTGAATGGACTAAG CAAGAACGAGGCATCAGAAGGCCTGGTAACTCTAGAAGATCTTCAACTAATACCAGACCATCCAAGACATTGTTTGTCATCAACTTTGATCCTCATCATACGAGGACAAAGGACTTGGAGAGGCACTTTGAGCCCTATGGCAGGATAGTGAGCGTTAGGATTAGGAGAAACTTTGCATTTGTTCAGTATGAATCACAGGACGATGCAACCAAGGCATTGGAAGCTACAAATATGAG CAAGTTAATGGATCGAGTTATTTCAGTGGAGTATGCAGTTCGGGATGATGATGAGAGGAGGAACGGGTACAGCCCTGATAGAGGTCGTGACAGGTCACCCGACAGGCGAAGCCATGATAGGAAGAGGTCTTCAAGTCCTTACCGAAGAGAAAGGGGAAGCCCCGATTATGGCCGCGGCCCTAGCCCTGGTCCTTACCGTAGAGAAAGGGCTAGCCCAGATTATGGTCGCCGTCGCAGCCCAAGTCCTTATAAGAGGGACAGGGCTAGCCCTGACTATGGACGGGCTTCAAGCCGCAGTCCTTACAGGAGAGAGAGGCCTGGAAGTGATCATGGTCGTGGTTCCAGCCGTAGTCCTTACCATAGAGAAAGAGCTAGTCCAGACAATGGCCGTGGACACAGTGCCAGTCCTTACCAAAGGGAAAAAGCCAGCCCGGATAATGGTCGTGATCGCAGCCGTAgtccatatggaagagaaagGACTAATCCTGACAATGGTCGTGGTTCCAGTCGAAGTCCATACGAGAAGGATGTGAACAGTCCTGAAAATGGTCGTCGAACCTCTCCAAATTCCATGCATGAAGAAAGGGATAGCCCCAATGAAGGTGGAATTGAAAGCCCCATGCATGAGAGATTTCAGAG TCGTTCACCCCCAGCAGATGAATGA
- the LOC8258298 gene encoding serine/arginine-rich splicing factor RS40 isoform X2 produces MEDERDAEDAIRGLDRIEFGRKGRRLRVEWTKQERGIRRPGNSRRSSTNTRPSKTLFVINFDPHHTRTKDLERHFEPYGRIVSVRIRRNFAFVQYESQDDATKALEATNMSKLMDRVISVEYAVRDDDERRNGYSPDRGRDRSPDRRSHDRKRSSSPYRRERGSPDYGRGPSPGPYRRERASPDYGRRRSPSPYKRDRASPDYGRASSRSPYRRERPGSDHGRGSSRSPYHRERASPDNGRGHSASPYQREKASPDNGRDRSRSPYGRERTNPDNGRGSSRSPYEKDVNSPENGRRTSPNSMHEERDSPNEGGIESPMHERFQSRSPPADE; encoded by the exons ATGGAAGATGAGAGGGATGCTGAGGATGCAATTCGAGGCCTTGATCGGATAGAATTTGGCCGCAAGGGTCGCAGGCTTAGGGTTGAATGGACTAAG CAAGAACGAGGCATCAGAAGGCCTGGTAACTCTAGAAGATCTTCAACTAATACCAGACCATCCAAGACATTGTTTGTCATCAACTTTGATCCTCATCATACGAGGACAAAGGACTTGGAGAGGCACTTTGAGCCCTATGGCAGGATAGTGAGCGTTAGGATTAGGAGAAACTTTGCATTTGTTCAGTATGAATCACAGGACGATGCAACCAAGGCATTGGAAGCTACAAATATGAG CAAGTTAATGGATCGAGTTATTTCAGTGGAGTATGCAGTTCGGGATGATGATGAGAGGAGGAACGGGTACAGCCCTGATAGAGGTCGTGACAGGTCACCCGACAGGCGAAGCCATGATAGGAAGAGGTCTTCAAGTCCTTACCGAAGAGAAAGGGGAAGCCCCGATTATGGCCGCGGCCCTAGCCCTGGTCCTTACCGTAGAGAAAGGGCTAGCCCAGATTATGGTCGCCGTCGCAGCCCAAGTCCTTATAAGAGGGACAGGGCTAGCCCTGACTATGGACGGGCTTCAAGCCGCAGTCCTTACAGGAGAGAGAGGCCTGGAAGTGATCATGGTCGTGGTTCCAGCCGTAGTCCTTACCATAGAGAAAGAGCTAGTCCAGACAATGGCCGTGGACACAGTGCCAGTCCTTACCAAAGGGAAAAAGCCAGCCCGGATAATGGTCGTGATCGCAGCCGTAgtccatatggaagagaaagGACTAATCCTGACAATGGTCGTGGTTCCAGTCGAAGTCCATACGAGAAGGATGTGAACAGTCCTGAAAATGGTCGTCGAACCTCTCCAAATTCCATGCATGAAGAAAGGGATAGCCCCAATGAAGGTGGAATTGAAAGCCCCATGCATGAGAGATTTCAGAG TCGTTCACCCCCAGCAGATGAATGA
- the LOC8258297 gene encoding protein DETOXIFICATION 49, which translates to MCQLISSTLPCKCTSQDFPCLLSIKDDPEPNMHTLLLTPKSPTPEKQQQQKLVPQEEIQEPNKTHLSLAIREGISIAKIALPMILTGLVLYSRSMISMLFLGRLGELALAGGSLAMGFANITGYSILSGLAMGMEPICGQAFGAQKHSLLGLSLQRTILLLILTSLPITFLWLNMKRILLFCGQDLDIATEAQSFLLYSLPDLLAQSFLHPLRIYLRTQSINLPLTFCATLSILLHVPINYFLVTHLNLGIKGVALSGVWTNFNLVASLIIYILISGVHKRTWGGLSMECFKEWKALLNLAIPSCISVCLEWWWYEIMTLLCGLLLNPRATVAAMGILIQTTSLIYIFPSSLGFSVSTRVGNELGANQPKKAKLAAIVGLAFSFILGFSALSFTVTVRKIWATMFTQDKEIIALTSLVLPIIGLCELGNCPQTTGCGVLRGTARPKVGANINLGCFYLVGTPVAIWLAFFAGFDFEGLWLGLVAAQGSCVVTMLVVLGCTDWDFQAQRAKELTGSVGIIDDVDGENKPPKDEIKEDSFYKFCDTDDPDNKSPV; encoded by the coding sequence ATGTGCCAGCTAATTTCCTCTACTCTGCCCTGCAAATGCACTAGTCAAGATTTTCCTTGCCTTCTCTCAATCAAGGATGACCCAGAGCCCAACATGCACACCCTGCTATTGACCCCTAAAAGCCCAACACCAGAAAAACAGCAGCAGCAAAAACTGGTGCCACAAGAAGAAATCCAGGAGCCAAACAAGACCCACCTCTCTCTTGCAATCAGAGAGGGTATTTCCATTGCCAAAATAGCCCTTCCTATGATACTGACAGGTCTCGTGCTCTACTCTCGCTCGATGATCTCTATGCTCTTTCTCGGCCGTCTTGGCGAGCTTGCTTTAGCCGGTGGTTCTCTCGCTATGGGCTTTGCTAATATAACTGGCTATTCCATCCTCTCCGGTCTCGCCATGGGAATGGAACCCATTTGCGGTCAAGCTTTTGGAGCCCAAAAACACAGCCTTCTTGGCCTTTCTTTGCAGAGAACTATACTCTTGCTCATATTAACTTCATTGCCCATAACTTTTCTTTGGCTAAACATGAAAAGAATTCTGCTTTTCTGTGGCCAAGATTTGGATATAGCCACGGAAGCACAGtcatttcttctttattctcttcctgATCTTTTAGCTCAATCCTTTTTACACCCATTGAGAATCTATCTAAGAACTCAATCCATAAACTTACCTTTGACGTTCTGTGCTACTCTCTCAATTCTTCTACATGTACCCATAAACTACTTTCTCGTAACACACCTTAACTTAGGAATTAAAGGTGTTGCTTTAAGTGGGGTATGGACTAACTTCAACCTCGTAGCATCTTTGATCATCTACATACTTATTTCCGGTGTTCATAAAAGGACATGGGGTGGTCTTTCAATGGAGTGCTTCAAAGAATGGAAAGCTCTCTTGAATTTAGCAATTCCAAGCTGCATCTCAGTTTGTCTTGAATGGTGGTGGTATGAAATCATGACTTTGCTTTGTGGGCTGTTATTGAACCCGAGAGCAACTGTTGCTGCCATGGGCATTTTGATACAAACCACCTCACTTATCTACATATTCCCTTCTTCTTTAGGCTTCAGTGTATCAACAAGGGTAGGTAATGAACTGGGTGCTAATCAGCCCAAGAAAGCAAAACTAGCAGCCATTGTAGGCCTTGCTTTCAGCTTTATCCTGGGCTTCTCAGCGTTAAGTTTTACAGTTACCGTGAGGAAAATATGGGCTACTATGTTCACTcaagataaagaaattattgcCTTAACATCACTTGTTTTGCCAATAATAGGATTGTGTGAATTAGGGAACTGCCCACAAACAACAGGTTGTGGTGTACTGAGAGGGACAGCTAGGCCGAAAGTAGGGGCAAATATCAACTTGGGTTGTTTTTACCTTGTGGGCACACCAGTAGCAATATGGTTAGCATTCTTTGCAGGTTTTGATTTTGAAGGGCTGTGGTTAGGACTCGTGGCTGCTCAAGGCTCCTGTGTTGTGACCATGTTGGTGGTTTTGGGCTGCACAGACTGGGATTTTCAAGCTCAGAGAGCTAAAGAGCTGACTGGCAGTGTTGGTATTATTGATGACGTTGATGGAGAAAATAAGCCACCTAAAGATGAAATCAAGGAGGATTCTTTTTATAAGTTTTGCGATACAGATGATCCTGATAATAAATCACCAGTctga